The genomic DNA attttttttttgccgaagATTCAAAATGATGTACATAATGTTCTAATTCCCAAACATACATGTCATGTTCTAATGAACTTGCAGAGACATTTGTACGGGCTGACGGGGCATTCATCCCATTTGCTCATGACTTTGACATCAAGACTGTCACAACTACAGTTAGGGGTGTTGGTGACATTGGGGATGTTAAAGTTATAGATCTGCAGTGCCCGCTTAATAGCCTCATAGGTAGGCAAGTATGCAAAATTGGCAGAAGTTCTGGTCACACAACTGGAACTGTGATGGCTTATTCCCTTGAATACAATGATGAGAAAGGAATAAGCTTCTTCACTGACCTCCTTGTTGTCGGTGAGAATCGCCAAACATTTGATTTGGAAGGTGATAGTGGAAGCCTTATTATCCTGACCGGCCAGGATGATGAGAAGCCACGTCCTATTGGGATAATATGGGGTGGCACAGCAAACCGTGGGAGGCTAAAGCTTACATGTGACCATGGCCCTGAAAATTGGACCAGCGGAGTTGATCTTGGCCGCCTTCTGGACCGTCTTGAACTTGATCTTATCATAACCAATGAATCACTCCAAGGTTTGGTCTTTTGCAAACTCAGTTCTATGTGCTCAACTTGTTTCCGATTGTCTGTTCAGATATCTACAAAATTCATTATGCGGTTCAGAATTGTTATTGCAAAAATTGAATCTGTACGCTTTTGTTTCCATGATACACAACTGACAGAATTTTATCGTCAATAAAGATGCCGTGCAGCAGCAAAGGCTTGCGATGGTGGCTGCAGCTAACTCTGTCGTTGGGGAGTCTTCCATAGTAGCCCCTCCCGTCCCAGAAGAAAAGGTTGAGGAGATGTTCGAGCCTCTGGGGATCAAAATTGAGCAGCTGCCTCGACAAGAAGTTCCGGCCACTGGAACTGAAGGGGAGGATGCAGCTGTGACCGACGTGGAGGAGCACCAGTTCATCTCAAACTTCGTCGGTATGTCCCCTGTGCGCCAAGACCAGGACGCTCCGAGGCAAATCGCCAACCTGAACAACCCATCAGAGGAAGAACTGGCCATGTCGCTGCACCTAGGTGACCGGGAGCCCAAGCGGCTGCGCACCGACACAGAAGCCGACCTTGACCTGGAGAAGTGAGGTGCTCAGTTCAGCGTCGCTACATTCAGAAATCAGATCTAGTCCGAAGATCTCCTGCGGTTCAGCAAATTGAACCTGCAGCGTTAGCTTAAACCAGCATGCTCATGGCAAATGCATTAAGGTGTACCATGGTGAAACTTGATTCAGCACTTGTAGGATTTTAGGTGGTATCTCTGCAGTTTTGCTGTGCTCATGAGACTTGATTTACACAAATGCTGAATCCCCTATCATGTTAAAACAATGTAGGGAGCGATGAAGTGATATCTTCAGCACTGTTTTCCTATCATTATTGATGAGTTTTGTCTCTGGAAATCTCGTGTTTTTTAGTAAGAAATCTTTTGTTTTCACTTTCTAAAGTAAAAACTGCTGCTTTTACAAGTactctccgttctaaattataaattattttagCTTTTTTAGACTTTTATTAAAGATACATAAGTACTATATAATTATATGCatttagaaaaatcaaaattataaataaaatatataataTGGTACCTTTTTTGAGAAATATAATATGGAACGTAACGTAACGGAGTAGCATGTATAGCATCCCTTTGTGACTGTCTCTATGGGCCATGGACGGACTAGATGCCGAACTCCAGATGTTGGACGAATATGCTGAACGGACGGCCCAGATCTAACTGTATTAAATCCTCCGCAAAAAGCTTCGTCCATTCGATTTTTTTCATTCAGAATCAGAAGCAGCATTCACTGACATTTTGGGACCGCCACGCCGGGAAACTTCATCATCGTACTGAAGTCTAAATTAGGACTCCTCTGAGGCGATCTCTCCCTAACTACTTCTAGCAGTAGTCACGGATCGCTGGGCCCAGCAACACGTCGGGTACTCCTGTCAGTGAGGGAGGCAGATCGCGGGCGACGGTGGGAGACGGATCCACGTGGCCGCTGGTTGCTTCGCGTATCTCCCCTTCGGCTGGGCGTTAGAGTACGGGACGGGAACGGGATAGCGAAACCCTCACGCCGccggaaccccaccacctcCCAAATCCGGAAGCGAATAAACAAGGCAGGATTCCGGCCGCGGTCCGTACCCCAGCGTCGGCGTCCCCTCCAAACCTTGCGGCTTGATTCGCGCGATCGGAGCTCGTTTGGCGGGAAGGCTCTCGCTCTCCTGCCGGCGCTTCAGCTGGAGCAGTTGCGGGGTCGCTTAGTGTTCGGGTGGGGGCGTCAGAGTTGTCGGCCTTTTCTTTTCGTTTCGGAGCAAATTTCTCGCTGCCGCAGCCAATCGGGACTGCTCCTGTTCCCTATCTATTGCCCAATCGATTTAGCTTTTGCTCTGATTTCCCCCCAAAATCGCGTCTCTGCCTATTTTTTACCCAAATTGCTATCCTGATTTCGCTGTGTTAGTCTGGCGATGCAAACTGCAGCTGATTTCGGGAATATTTTCAGCTTACCCTGATTTCGCTGCAATTTGCTGAAACCGCTGAGCCGTCGCTGCTCGCGTGATCTGATAGCTGCTGAAGCGGGGGCAGTTGCCGCTGGCTGCTGGTTGGGGGCTGAATTTGGATAGACAAGTCTTGGAAAGGCGCAACCTTTTTTGGTGACCATGACGCTACTTGAGGAGTTGATCCGGGCGATAGAGCTCTGGCTGCGGATTGTCAAGGAGCAGGTGCCCTTGGTCGATCCAacccttgacccggtgctaCTTGTTCCTGGTATTGCCGGCTCCATCCTTGAAGCTGTTGATGAGGCTGGGAATAAGGAGAGGGTGTGGGTGCGCATCCTTGCTGCAGAGCATGAGTTCCGAGAGAAGCTCTGGTCCAGATTTGATGCCTCCACTGGTATGAGCAACACTCTTGTTCACCAATAATTGTGGTTTAGATTCAATTGGCTAATTATACATTGACTTAATTATTTAAACTCTAATGTTAAGTACTGTACCGACTGACTTACTTTGGACATGAATTGAAAAGTAAGGACGTGAGAATATTGAACTAACAAAAATGGCAGAGAAGCATGTACTAAAGTCACAAATGTATGgaaatttaatttatttttctttggtTTCATAAAAAATATCAGCTGATCCGTTTTAATTTATGTTTTTGTCCGATATTATTATTAGATCATACCCTGTTTCTATGTCATATGATTTGAAGTTATTCTAATGGAGCAGGTAAAACTGTATCTGTGAATGAGAAAACAAGAATAACTGTCCCTGAGGATAGGTATGGTTTGTATGCCATTGACACATTAGACCCAGACATGGTAAGACATTACTTTTTTGGGAGCTTTTTTgttgttttgttatttttttaaaatagttTCACCTCAATCAGTAGCAGCTTGTAGAAGTAAATGTTTGTGATGTCTTTTTAACTTTCTGTCTCTTAGCTCGTGGCTCTCATCATGTGCTGCTCAGTTTCTTGTTATAATAGCCATGTTGCTGATTATTTTCTCTCTGTCTGTTGTTGGCTTCCGACTTATTACTGTTAGTGCTATCTCGGAAACTGGGACTTTGAAGCCACTTGACTATAGATTCGACCCGAGCCCCAATAAATTGCTGTGGTTCTCTGATCTCATAATTGACTACATTTTGGTAACAGATCATAGGCGATGAGACTGTGTACTACTATCATGACATGATAGTGGAAATGATTAAATGGGGATATAAAGAAGGAAAAACTCTCTTTGGGTTTGGTTACGATTTCCGCCAAAGCAACAGGTAAATTTTGCACTTTGTTCTTGTTTTATTTATGCTATCCACTCCGTGATCCTTTACTGATTATTAACAGTCACAGTTTTATGAGTTTATGAAATTGATTATGGATTTTCTCATTGGTGATTTAAGTATTGTGGAGTTTTCCATTCTCTGCTGGGACACGTTATGTTATCTTGATTCTTTTTTATACTGTTCTGTTCTTCAGGCTCTCAGAGACACTTGACAGATTTTCCAAAAAGCTGGAGTCAGTTTACGCAGCTTCTGGTGGGAAAAAGATAAATCTTATTACTCACTCAATGGGGGGATTGCTTGTCAAATGTTTCATATCTCTTCACAGCGATGTCAGTACTTCTTCATGTATTTTGGATCTTTCCTTTAGATTTTTCATGTTCAATGTCCTGCGCAGCTGCGCTGGCTTCAAGACTATATCTCCTTTTCTGAATAGTGTTGTTTTTTCTTGTATAGGTATTTGAAAAATATGTTAAGAGTTGGATTGCAATTGCTGCACCATTCCAAGGTAATATGTGCTTGAGCACCATTTCTTCCAACGTTATTCAACTAGGCTGCTAGCAAATTTTACTTGACAAAGCGACCTTCTACTGGTCTACAGGTGCCCCTGGGTACATAACTACTAGTCTGCTGAATGGAATGTCTTTCGTCGAAGGATGGGAATCAAAATTCTTTATTTCCAAGTGGTGTATGCAGCAATTGGTATGCTTTGATATCCTACCCATTCATCCTGATCCTATCGTCTGTGTGTTTCATGTGGATACCacaattttttcatttgaaaagaAGGctgaaaacattttttttctgcCTCAGCTACTTGAGTGCCCATCAATCTATGAGTTGTTGGCAAACCCAAACTTCCAGTGGAAAGACACCCCACTGCTACAGATTTGGAGAGAAAATTTGGACAACAATGGTAAAAAAAGTGCCCTGTTGGAGTCGTATGAGCCTGCGGAAGCAATAAAGATGATTGAAAAGGCTCTTTCAAACAATGAGGTGAGTCATTTGCATTTCAAATTATGGTATGACTCAGCTTACGTTGATGCTTATTCTTTCTGCAAATTTTGTAATGGCAGATCATTGCTGATGGAATGCATATTTCTGTGCCCCTTAATTTGGATATATTAAAGTGGGCAAAGGAAACTCATGATATTTTGTCCAGTACAAAGCTTCCAGAATCAGTAAAGTTCTACAATATTTACGGGACTGATTATGACACTCCACATACTGTCTGGTACTTTCTCACCTGGAAAGTTCTGATTTTAGTTTCAGTTTTGTTCTTGTACTAAGCAGGATCTCCATCGGGCCCGTTGAcatgatgggatgatgtgttaaTTGCTGTTTACGTTCAATACTAGAGTGGTGCATGTGTCAGATTTTAGTATACTAGTAATTTCACAATACTAGTTGCTACAGAGATTGTAAACATTACTCGAGAGTTAAAAATGTCTCCAAAACCCAAACATGCTGGTAGAAATCCACGTAGCCAAAGATTATGGGATAAGGCACAAATATGATATAAACCCGCAATGTAGGATGACTACATATTTGATGAATAGCATCAACCTTCAGTTACTAATATGCATGTGTCTTGCAGCTATGGTAGTGAACACCATCCGGTTTCAAATCTTAGTCACCTCTTATATGCTCAGGTTAGTTCTTTTCCTTATTGTTGTGTTTTGTGCATACCTGGTTTCTGGCTTGCTGGTGCGCTGAACAATCAATCACTGGTTTGTAGTGCCTGAGGTTCTGAGCCATGTTTCTGTTTTCAGGGAAAATATGTCTATGTTGATGGTGATGGATCTGTCCCAGTAGAATCAGCAAAGGTCTGATACTTTTGTTGTTCCAGATTATTATTTGGGAGGAATTCTAAAGGAAATCGCTACTGAGAAAATTGTGTGAAATGTTTGTTTCCCTCGTTTTGCAGGCGGATGGGTTTAATGCAGTGGCAAGAGTTGGGGTTGCAGCTGACCACCGAGGAATCGTCTGCAGCCACCATGTATTCCGGATTGTCCAGCACTGGCTGCATGCTGGAGAACCTGATCTGTTCTACAACCCCCTGAACGACTATGTCATACTCCCAACAGCCTATGAGATCGAGAAGCATCATGAGAAATGTGGGGATCTCACATCAGTTTCCGAGGACTGGGAGATCATCTCCCCAAGCGATGACAAAACCACAAGGCCAGCCGAGTTTCCTCCTATGGTCGGCACGTTAACTGCAAGTCGGGAAGGCAAGGAGGGCATGCTGGAAGAGGCGCAGGCAACAATCGTTGTTCACCCAGAGAACAAGGGGCGGCAGCATGTGGAAGTTAGGGCTGTTGGTGTCAGCCATGGTGGGTAGGCGTAGGAACCACGTTGGTTGTTTGGCAGCTAAACCTCTGGGCACAGTGGCACACAATGTAAAGTGCATGTACATATGGGCTACGGGGCTCTGTAGGAAATCTGTGTTTAGAGCTGTAAAAATGTTTATTCTGCGTGTAAATGTTCACTCAGAACTAAATGAGCAAAGTGGTGTTTGGAATACGTCTCCCTCGCGAGTAATTTGCTTATTATTTGGTGTTTGAAAATTGAAATGTTAACCTTTCTAGCTGGTGCctgttggaaaaaaaaaggcttTGTTG from Panicum virgatum strain AP13 chromosome 7N, P.virgatum_v5, whole genome shotgun sequence includes the following:
- the LOC120680741 gene encoding protein NARROW LEAF 1 isoform X2; protein product: MFTELVDKLCGSDECIGSGSQVASQDTFGTLGAIVKRRTGNKQIGFLTNRHVAVDLDYPNQKMYHPLPPNLGPGVYLGAVERATSFITDDVWYGIYAGTNPETFVRADGAFIPFAHDFDIKTVTTTVRGVGDIGDVKVIDLQCPLNSLIGRQVCKIGRSSGHTTGTVMAYSLEYNDEKGISFFTDLLVVGENRQTFDLEGDSGSLIILTGQDDEKPRPIGIIWGGTANRGRLKLTCDHGPENWTSGVDLGRLLDRLELDLIITNESLQDAVQQQRLAMVAAANSVVGESSIVAPPVPEEKVEEMFEPLGIKIEQLPRQEVPATGTEGEDAAVTDVEEHQFISNFVGMSPVRQDQDAPRQIANLNNPSEEELAMSLHLGDREPKRLRTDTEADLDLEK
- the LOC120681468 gene encoding lecithin-cholesterol acyltransferase-like 4, translating into MTLLEELIRAIELWLRIVKEQVPLVDPTLDPVLLVPGIAGSILEAVDEAGNKERVWVRILAAEHEFREKLWSRFDASTGKTVSVNEKTRITVPEDRYGLYAIDTLDPDMIIGDETVYYYHDMIVEMIKWGYKEGKTLFGFGYDFRQSNRLSETLDRFSKKLESVYAASGGKKINLITHSMGGLLVKCFISLHSDVFEKYVKSWIAIAAPFQGAPGYITTSLLNGMSFVEGWESKFFISKWCMQQLLLECPSIYELLANPNFQWKDTPLLQIWRENLDNNGKKSALLESYEPAEAIKMIEKALSNNEIIADGMHISVPLNLDILKWAKETHDILSSTKLPESVKFYNIYGTDYDTPHTVCYGSEHHPVSNLSHLLYAQGKYVYVDGDGSVPVESAKADGFNAVARVGVAADHRGIVCSHHVFRIVQHWLHAGEPDLFYNPLNDYVILPTAYEIEKHHEKCGDLTSVSEDWEIISPSDDKTTRPAEFPPMVGTLTASREGKEGMLEEAQATIVVHPENKGRQHVEVRAVGVSHGG
- the LOC120680741 gene encoding protein NARROW LEAF 1 isoform X1; its protein translation is MRPSDDRAQLSGFEQSEESTLDVEGHCYHQQSFPCSPSMQPIASGCTHTENSAAYFLWPTSNLQHCAAEGRANYFGNLSKGLLPKSGKLPKGQQANSLLDLMTIRAFHSKILRCFSLGTAVGFRIRKGVLTDIPAILVFVARKVHKKWLNPTQCLPAIVEGPGGVWCDVDVVEFSYYGAPAQTPKEQMFTELVDKLCGSDECIGSGSQVASQDTFGTLGAIVKRRTGNKQIGFLTNRHVAVDLDYPNQKMYHPLPPNLGPGVYLGAVERATSFITDDVWYGIYAGTNPETFVRADGAFIPFAHDFDIKTVTTTVRGVGDIGDVKVIDLQCPLNSLIGRQVCKIGRSSGHTTGTVMAYSLEYNDEKGISFFTDLLVVGENRQTFDLEGDSGSLIILTGQDDEKPRPIGIIWGGTANRGRLKLTCDHGPENWTSGVDLGRLLDRLELDLIITNESLQDAVQQQRLAMVAAANSVVGESSIVAPPVPEEKVEEMFEPLGIKIEQLPRQEVPATGTEGEDAAVTDVEEHQFISNFVGMSPVRQDQDAPRQIANLNNPSEEELAMSLHLGDREPKRLRTDTEADLDLEK